GTCTGGCACTGGTCCGACGGCGCCACGATCGCCGTCTGggtcctcttcgccgtcagCACAATAGCCTGGTTCCTCCAACAATCCCTCTGCGTTTTCACCACCCGCGAAGAACGCTCTATCCCCCTGCACCTCCTGCAGCGAATGgacctcctccccctctggTTCGCCTCGGGCTGCGCAGGCGCCTCCTACGCCGTAACACTCTACTACACACCCCTCTACTTCGCCTTCGCCCGCGGCCACGACGCCCTGCAGCAAACAGTCCGAATCCTCCCtttcatcctcgtcttcatcgcagTCGTCATTCTCGTCGGCGGCTCCCTGCCGAAGATCGGTCGCTATGCACCGGTATACCTCCTCGCCGGTCTAGCTACCATCTCTGCTGCGGCAGGAATGGCAACCATGATGCCGAAAACATCAACCACCGAATCAACAATCATGGGTCTGGAAGCACTCATCGGGGTTGGCCTGGGCTGCTCCTTCCAGCACGGCGTGGGGATTTCAAACGTCATGAACCAGAAATCCCCACGGGACCGCGTCGACTCGGCTATCTTATTCAACATGGCGCAGATGGGCGCGATCGCCATCGTTCTGGCTGTTGCGGGGTGTATCTTCCATAATGTCGGATATAACCTGCTTAATGAGGCATTGGGCGATAGGGGGTACAGCGAGCATGATCTGCGAGAGGCACTAGCGGGGGTTTCGTCTGTTGTGTGGCAGTCGCGCGACCCCGATGTGATTAAACGCGGCGTGGAGGCTGTGTCGAAGGTTATTGGGAGGGAGTTTTatcttgttgttgctgggggtgcGATTTGTTTGGTTTGTGCGCTGCTTATGAAGTGGGAGAGGTTGGATTATGGGATAACGAAGGGGACGAAGCGGACCAAGGAGGTGAAGGCTTGATTTAGTcatggtgttgctgctgattATGGGATTGTTCTATTGTCAACGTTAGCGCTTGAATAATGCGGGTATATATTAATGTTCTACATTGCTGTTCATGCAGTAGTTGAAATAGACAGGGCATGAAtgttataatttttatatttccGACACTCGCGGGGACAAGTGGATATAAAATGTTGATGCTTCCACATTTCAGCATAGTACAACAGACGGTAGCATCGACAATACCAAATAAATGCAGTTGAAGGTCTCGTAATAAAGCCACGGACACAAGATCAATGGGTAGGACCCCAAACAAGACCTTCCACCTGCTCTTTCCCGGGCCCGATATCAAAATCCAATCCCCGCATACAATCCAAATCATCAACAGTCACACCCACACCACCATGCTCCATGCAGCAACGACAGGTAGCCGTACAATGACCCTTCCAGAATTTAAAGAAATGATCCCTGGAACCCCGACAGCACTGACAAGGccttccacaacatccaCCAGCCTTAGCACATCTCTGCCTCAACCACGGCGACATATGCCACATCCCCTTCTTTCTCCGCGTATCGTACAACCCACGATATATAGGCGTATGCGCAAGACCCCTCTGTGCCTCTCTTAGCAGTCCTAGTGTCTTATCACAAAAGTCCATATTCTCAACCGCCTCCGAACACATCTCCCACCACTCGATCGCGAGATCAACAATATCTAGGTCTGagtcgtcctcgtcgaaTTCAATACGTGATAACTCCTCTTCAAAACGTGAGATTTCCCCGCTTATCCATCCCTGTCTCTGCACGCCGACGTCCATGGTCTGCCGGCAGGAGAGGTACACGCTTAGCATGCGCCATTCAGTTGCGGTCAGCCCGAAGAGGCGGTGCTGGAGGCGTCGGAATTtttgggcggcggaggtcttGCGAAGGGTGTTTTCGATGAGTATGCAGAGGGGGCGGAGACTGTCGCGTATGCTGTGGCGGAGGGGCATTTTgttgcttctgctgctttggtGGAGTAGCTTATTTGATAATATTCGGTTGTGCGGTAACAGTGCCTTTGATAGAAGGATTTTTGACAGCAGAAAGTTGATAGATATGTGACGGCAAAGTGAGAGTAGATGTGGTGGATTTGctatgaagaggaagaggaagatggagaggaggtgCTTGAACCTTCACGTCTGTAAGACTCATATTTGACTTCCGGAACCTTATTACATGATAACTGCGTAGCCTATATACAGAGGGCTAACTCTTATCGAGTCCCATCTCATGGACTGAAGTTCCAGAAAGCTTATGTTGTGTGTGCCTGGCTTAGGGACGTTGAGACAAGGTATCTTTCGGGTCATGGCTCCGGGACTCTATAATCAACACGATACCCTAGACATGATTATGGGGAGTCCGATTTGGAAACTTTACTGTGACTTTGTAAGTGGGCAGGAAAAAGTCTGTGATCATGCCACCTCGTCTTCACCTCCTTACTGACGCGTACGTACGAAAGAGGCACCGGGAGGCAGGAATATTCTACAATACGTATTTCATTATATCCTTCAGGCTCTCTACTGTATGTTGTTATATAAACGAACAGACAGCATGGAAATCCAAGTGCGATGCATAACAAGCACTAGGCCTAGAACCTCCCGATCTGCGATACATTGGAGCTGAGGCCGAGCGTTCTAAAAGGTATGCTGGTCCCAGAACTCTTAGATCTGGGCGTAGTTCGCTTTGGGTCCAGCTGCCACTCGGTCTAGATCAGGTCGCCGATGGGAAACTTATACGGCAGAGGCCAGCCAAGCACACTTACGTGGACTCAGGACTACCATCGCCCTCAGTATTGAACTCATACTAGTCAGAACAGCGAcatatttaatctaatttatCGTATAAGATTGCAGAtctgaagaaaagaagtcgGTGTGGAAGTATTGCTAATATTCATGTGTCAGTCCACGcgaaatatatatccttaTATTAGGCTGACCATCCGCTGAAGGAACCAACAGGAAAAGGGTAGTAAGGTTTTGGAGCCGTTGGACCCCTCCATTAGCCTAGGTAAGAGATAGGTCACCATAGAAAGCTATTTACACCTTCAACGGCTCTCCCCCAAGTCTGTTTGCTTTGGAATCCTGTGTTTCAGAGGCGCATATTCCCGACTTAGTGCATACTAGCtcgacaccatcaacaaggtCTAGACGGCCTGTCGCCGAGCCAATGAGAGAGGAAACAATTGTCACCGAGTCATTGGGGTATTTCTGGTACTCCATACTAGGCAGGGCGGGGTACTGCATGATTCATTTGGCTGAGCAGACTTGAATCATGCACCCAACGGCGAATACAGGAGGGTAGAAACAACATTCACGGGCCTAAAAAACTCGAATATGAAGCGCACTTTATGGGATTTAGGATGTGCTGGTAAGCTTTGGTTAGAGGGACGTACAGTGCTGACTGAATAAACCTAGAATCCTGGCTTCATGCCACAGCCGACCATGAAGGATGTCCCGCCTCTTGGCTAATATAATATGACCGTGCGCAACTTGGCTCTTCGACAGGATAAAATCCTGAATGGCTGTTGTATCAAACTGAGTCGTGAGGCGGGATATATTAGATGAATAAACCTCGTCACCCAACGGACGATGCATACCAATAGAGACAGCTGCATATTCATTATGAGTGCAGCACACTACGGCTCCTCCAACTGCAGACTCCACATTAAACCTGCCGCTGTCAACGGTGAATGTGCAGGCTAGACCAGGATTGCCTGAGGGGATAGCTTATCATTCCCCGAATCATGATCTCCCTCACAAGCGGTATGAAGCCGAAAGCACGAAGGCCCAGTTGTGCCAATTCCATGGCAAAAGAGGGGTTCTCAACCACCTTCAGTGATAGGTTTTGAAGTACTCTGTACTGGTTACAAACATGCTGTCATTAGTATAAGGAGGGCACAACTGCACCCAGAGCATTTGTCATTTCTTCACTCATTCCATATCAATATCCCAGGATACTATAAATGATGGACACCACTCACGCCTGGATCCTTCTACCTGGTGCAGCCATACTCCTGATAATCAGGAGCATCTACAGGCTGTACTTCCACCCGCTGAGCCATATCCCGGGCCCTAAACTGGCGGCGATTACCCACTTGTATGAGTTCTACTACGATATCTGTGtttctggtggtggaaggttcctcctccaaatcgAGAAACTGCACCGCATATATGGTATACTCTCCTGACCCAGCAATAATAGTCAGGCTCTGAATAAGATAGGCCCCATCGTCAGAATATCACCACGGGAGGTCCACGTCAACGACCCCGACTTCTACGACGAGATCTACACCTCATCCAGCCGTCGACGCGAGAAAGATCCCTCCTGGGTGCCCATCTACTCAACCAGTACATCCATGATAACCACCGTCGGACACGAACACCACCGCTTCCGACGTAACCTGCTAAACAACTTCTTCTCGAAACGCTCCGTCATCGACTTAACCCCCATGATCCAGGGGCGTATCAACAAGCTGATCCAGCGATTCGAAGAATTCCACCACTCCAAGACCGTCGTCCAGCTGGATGATGCCTTTGCAGCCCTAACCGCCGATATCATCACGTACTACGGCTACGGCAAGCTCTGGGGATTCCTCGAGGATAAAGACTTCCGTAGTGATATCCGCGCAGCCGCAACGGAGGTTAGTGGTATGTGCCACATTAACCGATTCTTCCCATTCCTTGACCCCCTTGTGCGCTCAACGCCAGGCTGGATGGTGCGACTCTTGGCGCCGGGCAAGACGGCGGTGTTGGATTTGCAGCAGTCAATTCTGGATGCGGTGATGGACTCGGCGACTCAAGAGGCGAAGCCTGGTAAGGCGACGACGCTCGTTCATAAACTCATTGACCCGGAACTGCCGCCTGAGGAGCGCACAAAGAAGCGAATAGAGGAGGAAAGTCTCATCTTCCTAGCGGCAGGGACTGAGACCACTGGGCGCACGTTGACGATTGCTTCTTACCATCTGGCGCGGAATATGGATGTGTTGGAGCGGTTGAGGGAGGAGGTTAAGACTGTTCTGCCGACGACCACGAGTACCTGCACTttgttggagctggaacgGCTTCCTTACTTGGTATGTTGCACTCGCTGGGCTGGGATTTTGCTGAGACAAGGCTGATTTGTATAGACGGCTGTACTCAACGAGGCGCTTCGTATTACCACTCCGGCCATGAACCGATTCCCTCGTGTTGCTCCTGATGAGACATTAGTGTGCGGAGAGTATCCAATTCCACCAGGGGTACGTCCAAGCCACCATGATGGAATCTATAATGTATGCTAATTTCGCAGACACCCATGGGCTCAtcccccttcctcatccaccgcaaCGCCACAATCTTCCCAAACCCAGAGAAATTCGACCCCGACCGGTGGATTCGCACAAATGGCAAGACTGCAACAGGGGAACGACTCGATCGCTATCTGACTGCATTTACGAAGGGGAGCAGGGCGTGTCTGGGAATAAAGTACGTGCAGcctgtcttcttcatctccgcATGGTACGGTGTACTATATGGATCAATCTATATCTAACACGGTCTCCCCAGCCTGGCCTATGCGGAACTGTACATGGCCCTTGCACATCTCGCTCGCAGGGTGGAGTTTGGACTGCACAACACTGGGCCTGAGGATGTTCAAATATGCAGGGAATTTGTCATTGGGTATACGAAGCGCGCTGAGCCGCGTGTGTATGCACGGGTGACGGGCGTATTGCAGGACTGAACAGTAAATCTTGAGGTGACGTGGACTTGTGGATTTGTGATTGTGATATTGTTTTTGAGGGTGGTTGGATCTTGGGCTAATTTGATGTGATCTGTTGAGTTTGTTTTAATTAATCGGTGTCAGATCTTCATCGGTCAAGCTATGCGTATTCGGCTAGTGTGGGCTGTCTAAGAGGCAGTGGGTTGTTTAAGGTAAGGTGGGCTGTTTAAGGCGAGGTGGCCAGTTCCCAAAGAATTACGGACCACGGAGCGATCCCGCCACCTGCCAGTGTAGCTTGTTACTCGCACGCCAGCCGCAAGCCCAAACGCTCCCTGCAGCGAAACACAGCCCTGGATGGTAACGTCGCACACGAGCCGGCGGGACTGGCCCTCTGATTGGACAAGGCCCCTGTCGGCAAGTCGTCTAGCTGTCTGCACTTAATTAACGTGACATGCCCAAAGCACGAAGGAAGAAACGAAGGCCCCAAATCCGATCACGCAGTAATCGGATTTAACAGGACGCTGCCATGCCACGGCAATTCAATAGTTTGTGGGCCTCGTGCTCGTATTGCAAAATATGAGAATGGGACCGCGTTATCTGATCCGCCCACACCTTATCAGATCCGACATCGCAGTTCGCATGCGGCCCACCCAGGCTGGAGCACCATGCGGCAGAGCAGGTGCTTGGTTCTGCCTTGGACTCTTTTTCCCTGTTAGCGCGGTATGCGGTGGGGATTATACCGAGCCATCCCACCTTGATGTGTGACCACCGATCAGCGTGGGAATCGCGTTTCATGCGGTAACATTAGTCCGTGTCCGCGATTGGCTTGCACCCTGGTACTTGCGAGGATTTACTAGTACATCCTGGGTACTCTGGCCCGTCTCGCATGTGCTGAAAAGGGCTGGCCCCGTCCGTACCCTGACTTGCACTGAGGATTTATTCTGTCTGTCCGTATTTTACTTCGCGAAATCACCTCGTCCTGGGATTTGGACAATCAACACCCTCGACGTGAGGTAGACAGAGCCGGCCGTCATCATGGGCGCATTGGATCTTATTCGAAACCGTGATGCACGAACGGCGCAGACGGTGGTCGGTACGGACGAGTATCACTTTAGGGATGAGAAGCACCACCATGCGAATGACTTCGAGGTCCATGCTTGGGGTCCTTCGACTGAGACTCGCAGCAATGCCGGACTGCGACACAATTCCCGCGAGGGGGTAACGGAAGAGGCGCAACGGGGTGTGCAGAAGGCTGAAGCTGTCGCATTGGTCTGGAGTAAGAAGGCGGCGTTTGGCACATATGCTCTGTAAGTGGTGCTGCACTGGTTGTAGATTGAAGTAGGTGCTAACGGAACAGTGTCTGGCTGGgattcttcatcctcgctctgcAGTCGTCTATCAGCAGCGCCATTATCCAGAACGTCTTTGCCAACTTCAGTGCCGCTCCCCAAGTCAGCACGGCGAATATCCTTTCCAACGTCATTGCCGGTGTGTTAAAGCTGCCCGTGGCTAAAATCCTCACTATTTGGGGGCGTACTGAGGGACTGTTGGTCTTTGTCGCCGTCTATGTCCTTGGTATTATCATCCTTGCTGCCTGCAACAGCCCGGACTCGTACGCCGCTGGATATATCCTGTATTGGGTTGGATATGACGCTCTCTACCTGATCCTGGATATTTTCATTGCCGATACAACTGGTCTTCGCAACAGAGCTTTtgccttcgccttcgccagtACTCCGTTCATCTGCACGGCATTTACTGGTCCATTGGCCGCTCAATCCTTCCTGAAGACTTCgggctggcggtggagttACGGAGTGTTTGCTATCGTCGCGCCACTGGTCTTTCTTCCACTGGCAGTGGTATTCAAGATGCATGAGAAGAAAGCTGAGAACGAGGGTATCTTCCGACGACGCCCAAGTGGGCGGACTACCATGGAGTCAATCATCCACTATATCCACGAATTTGACAGTAAGTCATGTCCTCCCATGTCTCAATACAATAGCTAACAGCCCAGTCTTCGGCGCATTCCTCCTAATGGCCGCGTtcaccctcgtcctcctccccttcagtCTAACCAGCTACGGCGCTGCCCAATACAACAGCGCCACCTTCATCGCAATGGTAATCGtcggcttcctcctcttcccaaccTTCGCGGCCTGGGAACGCTTCGGCGCCAGAACCCACTTCATCCGCTGGGAACTCCTCAAAGAGCGCACCGTCCTTGGCGCATGCTTTCTCTCCGCCCTGGttttcttcagcttctacTGCTGGGACCTATACCTGCTCAACTTCTGCATCGTGGTCTTCAACCTCTCCATCGGGATGGCCGGGTACGTGAACCAGATCTTCAACGTCGGGAGTACATTCTGGTCTGTCCTCGTGGGCATTGTTATCCGGATTACACGGCAGTTCAAATATCAGActctcttcttcggcatGCCTCTCCTTTTGCTGGGCTCGGGGCTCATGATCCACTTCCGAGGGCAGAGCGAGGATAGTACCGTTGGGTATATGGTTATGTGTCAGATCTTTATTGCCTTCGGGGGTTCTACCCTGACCATCGGTCAGGATATGGCTGTGATGGCAGCCGCCGATCGCGAGAGTGTGCCCATGATGCTATCGATTCTCAGTCTCTCGTCTAGTATCGGGGCAGCGCTGGGGTTTgcggcgtcggcgtcggtCTTTAATAATACGTTCTTGAAGTTTTTGACGGAGGCCCTTCCCGAAAACTCGAAGGATCTTGCGACAGAGATCTATATCAACGGGTATGTGAAGCAGATTACGCACCCGGTGGGCTCGGAGATAAGGACTGCGATTAATCATGCGTGGAGCGAGTATATGAAGTATGCTTGTATTTTGTCTACTTGTGTACTGGTCTCGGGCTTTCCGGCTATCGCTGTTTGGCGCAATTATCGGCTCGACAGGAAGCAGAATAAGGGAGTTGTCTTgtgatttttctttttttttatacatatattttcttttgggGCTGTGTTGGGCTGCTGGGCGAGAGCGAGGGCGCGGGCCACTGGGTGACTGGGGGGTTAGAAAAACGATACCCAAATTCGATGGATCAACTAGATTATGACTGGAATGACATCAACCATATCCACTCTTTTACGTGCTTTATTCAATATTAACTTTGCTGGACAATGGTTGACGCCCGGATGGGGCCGCCAACCGCAccgtggccgtggtcgtgGACCGATTACGTACATAACATACATCTCGGAATGAACTTGAATCGCATTAAAATATTGTAGAGTATGGCATTGTCtcaattatatactagacaATGTCCGTGATGCACTAGAAACAAGTCTAGGCCAACTTCTTTCCGCGGGCTGCAGGGATTAGAATTAGCCTTGCATTGGAAGCCCAAGAGAATAAAGCCTTGGATTCCGTAGCAGAACGTGGGGTCTCTCGACATGTCAAGTCCGCTGAACACTGAACGGCCGGCCTTAGCTCGGTAGGCGTCTTCCGAACATCAGGCGACAAAATGGGGTGGCTTTGCGAgttgcgactgcgactgcgagtTAATGCGATATCGGAGTGGTGGACCCAGACAGCGGCGGTTTCTCACCCCAGCACGCCTAGCCAGTGAGCAGTTAGCATCGGAGATGGctccaacaaagcaaaagaCAGAATTATTTCTAACATACTAGTATTACAAAATGACAGGGTATCTAAAACATAACCACGGGAGAGGCACCAGGGTCCCTGTTCAGTGTCATTTCGGCTCGCTTCGGTGGGAGGGGAAGGGCGGAAATTCGTGATGGGATCCCTGGTCAATGTAATCGTACAGCGCATCGGTCATTAATCGTTGGGGGTTAAATTTGGTTTAACGGCTCAATCCCCCATCGCCATGCTTGCAACCAGGATGCCTATCATTTGGGTTCCGGTAGAAACATAGGgggcgccgccgccgctcatTTCCACGCGCGTTCGCGGCTCgatctccaggctgcggtCGTGTTTGTTCGCCATGTCTTCGGCAGCTTGGGTGCTGCTGATCAGGTAGTCTTGCAGATCAGGGACGGGCTGGAATATGTATTCGGAGGATTGAGAATGTTGCAGCTCTTGGATTACGGCGGCCGCTTTGGCGCGCTTGTCCATGTTTATTAGGCCTGCAGGGGTGTGGTCGGGGTTGCCGTCTTCGATGAATGTTAGGTCCATGAGGAAGACGCCTAGTGATTACAGGTTAGTTGAGCTGCAGGTGTGTTGCATGAGAATGAGATGAAACCACACCAAGGAATGGAATGCATGGGGGACTCGCTGCCCGCATTGTCTCTCGGTACTCGTTGAAATTCCTCGTGCTGTTGACGAGCCGCTGTATCCGTTTTAGGGTCGCCATGGTGCGCTCACTAACTTGCGACCAGGTCCGAGCCAGCCGGTGTATCGGTGCTGTTCCAAGTCCGGACACGACGGCGATTGTTGTCGAGTAGTTTCTCATCTCGTAGCAGGCCTGTGGAGAGTCAGAGGGTTCATGCACTCAGTGACAGGAGTAGACGCACCTCCAAAATATCGACAAAATGTTTAATCAGCCGCACACGCTTTTTCAGATCTGATTGCTCGAGAATCAGATTCCCGACCCAGTTCGCCAGCTGGTTGGAATGGCGGATCATTGCTCTGATATTCGGCGCCGGCTCCAAGTCccctgtcttcttctgccatGTTTTGTTCAAGCACTCTTCCAGGCGTATTTTATCGTACAGTCGCGACTCCAGCAGCGTCAATTGCCGCGCAAGCTCAGTCGGATTGAGGTCCAAGagcttgatcttcttcatcttcttaGGAAGCACCGGTGGCGGGGAAGTGACACTCTGCATTGAAACGCGCTGGTGCCCTCGCAAGTTCCGGTCCCCTTGTAAGCGCCGCTCAATGACATTAATCAACCCATTCGACCCCGGCGTCTTGAGTGCCGGAATCGAGTCGAGCGCGAACTCGTAGATCCGTTTAAGCAGGTCGCGGGCTGCGTCGTCGTCAGGCTCTCCCCAGGTCTGTTCCAGCCAGCGCTTGAGGATATTGATCACCCGCACCTGCGTCGGTTTCTTTTTGTGCGACAGCCAGATCTGGTATTCGGCCTGGGTGAGTCCGTCCGGGTGTTGTATGTAGAATCGCTCCATCAGCATGGCGAATAGCTGCGCGCTCGTCATGAAGGAGCGAAATGTGAGAAGGAAGATCTGGTTGAACGCCGTGTCGAGTTTATCGTGTCGTGTGAGGTATTCGACCAGGGCGCCTGCGGTTCCTCCCTTGACAACCGGGACGCCATTGTCCAGCTCGAATTGCATTTCATCGTGGTGGTCCGGCTGTAGGAACCAGATGGCTTCGTCGAATAGCGAGGACGATCTGGTCGTCGTGCTTGGGGCTACCGAGACGTCGCTTGAGGGCGCGCGAGCGTGCTCCATGCTGaagtggtggtgttggggatCTCAACGCACTGGCGACAGCATTGTTACCTGCGGGAGACATGGAGGGACGCTCGAGACCGATGGGTGCATCTAATCTTATCTTAAGCAATAGAACAGTTGGAACGTGACTAACAGCACCCCATCCATGCTGTTGAGTTGGTTTTTTTAACAAGTCTTTACAGTTTACATCTGCCTGTTTGGTCACGGATCGCCAGTATTTCACTGCCAAGCTTACCACAGCAGTCGCTCCTGGCCAATCCTTGATGCAAAAATACCGCTTGACAGAACAGGTATCGCGGGTATTTGTCCGCCACGCAAGGATAGCAGTATAAAGCCTGCGTCCGGGAAGTTATATCATCCTTCTTATGCCAGCTAAAGCTTTACGCCGTAGTCTTGATGGCACTGGCAAGTTCCCCTGATTCGAGTTCCCCTGAGTCGTGGCGTTCAGATCACGACTTCGTCGGTATACGGTGTACCGACACAACAGCACCGAATGTAGCCGCTCCCCACATACAACTAGGTAGCAACAGCTTAGCTCGATTGCTACCTATTCAGCTGTCTATTTATCAATATGGCTTCAATATCATCGTTGGCACCGCGATGACCCAATTATCACCACACCAGCTTCCAAAACCACAATGACAGCCCAACTCCCCCCAAACTACGCCTTCACTGATTCTCCCCCCTCAGTCGCGGActacctccacctccgcctTGCCTCCGGCCTCTCCCCCAAATCCGTCGCGCAAGGCACCGCCTCAGTCAATGGCGCCTGGTACGGCTGCTACATCATCCACACCGACCCTTCTACAAATACCGCAAGCCCGGTCGCAATGGGCCGCATCATCAGCGACGGCGGGTGGTACTTCCACATTGTGGATATGGCGGTGCTCCCGGACCATCAGCGCAAGGGTCTTGGGGAGGCAGTGCTGAGGAAGTTGCTGGTGCATATCAGGGATAATGCGCCCGAGGGGAATCCGTATATTAATCTCTTGGCGGATAAGCCGGGTCGGAAGCTGTACGCGAGGAATGGGTTTGTGGATGCGATGCCGgggagtctggggatggTTTACGAGGGAGACTTTTCTTGAACTAATGTACGGAGTCTTAGATGAATGGGTGGTTGTCGTCTATTGCTGTTTGTCTATATAACTTACACTCTATCAAGTCTATCATCGTCCAACGCTAAATCAAATATCTATCGTACAGCACCGATTCAAGCTTATTTGTCCGATCCAGACTTCCATCTCTGCAGCATCTGGCGAATATCGAGGCCGCGTCCATTTCCATTGCCATCTCCCTGTCCCGGCCTCTTCCAGTCCATCTCAATCAGTGTGCCGATAACCCCCATCGTCCCGGCAGTCATGACGACCGGGCCCCAGATGCTTGGAACAAACTGCCCCTTCCCCAGATTCCGACTCACGGTTATATACCGGAAGAGACCGTACCCGAACGACCAAACGCTGATGACCTGACAGAGACGGCTAACGAGGATATCGGGGCTATCTCGCAATTTCGTCTTCGTAGGCGGGTGTTGATCCGTAGCCGTCACCGTGGTTGT
This region of Aspergillus puulaauensis MK2 DNA, chromosome 5, nearly complete sequence genomic DNA includes:
- a CDS encoding uncharacterized protein (COG:S;~EggNog:ENOG410PKI3;~InterPro:IPR020846,IPR011701,IPR036259;~PFAM:PF07690;~TransMembrane:14 (i54-71o91-109i121-145o151-173i180-200o212-232i253-278o284-306i327-344o364-382i389-410o425-445i457-482o536-555i);~go_function: GO:0022857 - transmembrane transporter activity [Evidence IEA];~go_process: GO:0055085 - transmembrane transport [Evidence IEA]), which translates into the protein MGRDSIPSSPSSGPGHNAEDRTPGSESTVEEAVASEPVQPAAVSPRGDMPAWKWKGSIVVLLLTTVISGYDVSNVANIQARLYEAFGNIELLPWIGLSYSLASFAVLGLSRKILYCFNMRWIYIVNVVIFMAGAAVSGAATNISAVIVGRIIMGVSGAIVYQSNLTFVAVFASPTETPRLFGLLSATWAIGLVIGGPIGSALAANPHTTWRWAFYMNLPWVGLALVLSLLCIPSKYLGPDIPVVQRIIKMDPIGLVLNMASPVLFAVALEFSGSVWHWSDGATIAVWVLFAVSTIAWFLQQSLCVFTTREERSIPLHLLQRMDLLPLWFASGCAGASYAVTLYYTPLYFAFARGHDALQQTVRILPFILVFIAVVILVGGSLPKIGRYAPVYLLAGLATISAAAGMATMMPKTSTTESTIMGLEALIGVGLGCSFQHGVGISNVMNQKSPRDRVDSAILFNMAQMGAIAIVLAVAGCIFHNVGYNLLNEALGDRGYSEHDLREALAGVSSVVWQSRDPDVIKRGVEAVSKVIGREFYLVVAGGAICLVCALLMKWERLDYGITKGTKRTKEVKA
- a CDS encoding cytochrome P450 (COG:Q;~EggNog:ENOG410PKH2;~InterPro:IPR001128,IPR002401,IPR036396;~PFAM:PF00067;~TransMembrane:1 (o6-24i);~go_function: GO:0005506 - iron ion binding [Evidence IEA];~go_function: GO:0016705 - oxidoreductase activity, acting on paired donors, with incorporation or reduction of molecular oxygen [Evidence IEA];~go_function: GO:0020037 - heme binding [Evidence IEA];~go_process: GO:0055114 - oxidation-reduction process [Evidence IEA]), producing MMDTTHAWILLPGAAILLIIRSIYRLYFHPLSHIPGPKLAAITHLYEFYYDICVSGGGRFLLQIEKLHRIYGPIVRISPREVHVNDPDFYDEIYTSSSRRREKDPSWVPIYSTSTSMITTVGHEHHRFRRNLLNNFFSKRSVIDLTPMIQGRINKLIQRFEEFHHSKTVVQLDDAFAALTADIITYYGYGKLWGFLEDKDFRSDIRAAATEVSGMCHINRFFPFLDPLVRSTPGWMVRLLAPGKTAVLDLQQSILDAVMDSATQEAKPGKATTLVHKLIDPELPPEERTKKRIEEESLIFLAAGTETTGRTLTIASYHLARNMDVLERLREEVKTVLPTTTSTCTLLELERLPYLTAVLNEALRITTPAMNRFPRVAPDETLVCGEYPIPPGTPMGSSPFLIHRNATIFPNPEKFDPDRWIRTNGKTATGERLDRYLTAFTKGSRACLGINLAYAELYMALAHLARRVEFGLHNTGPEDVQICREFVIGYTKRAEPRVYARVTGVLQD
- the SIT2_2 gene encoding siderochrome iron transporter 2 (COG:G;~EggNog:ENOG410QE3G;~InterPro:IPR011701,IPR036259;~PFAM:PF07690;~TransMembrane:14 (i90-110o122-141i153-170o182-200i209-229o241-261i294-313o325-345i365-387o407-426i433-453o459-479i500-520o571-593i);~go_function: GO:0022857 - transmembrane transporter activity [Evidence IEA];~go_process: GO:0055085 - transmembrane transport [Evidence IEA]), with translation MGALDLIRNRDARTAQTVVGTDEYHFRDEKHHHANDFEVHAWGPSTETRSNAGLRHNSREGVTEEAQRGVQKAEAVALVWSKKAAFGTYALVWLGFFILALQSSISSAIIQNVFANFSAAPQVSTANILSNVIAGVLKLPVAKILTIWGRTEGLLVFVAVYVLGIIILAACNSPDSYAAGYILYWVGYDALYLILDIFIADTTGLRNRAFAFAFASTPFICTAFTGPLAAQSFLKTSGWRWSYGVFAIVAPLVFLPLAVVFKMHEKKAENEGIFRRRPSGRTTMESIIHYIHEFDIFGAFLLMAAFTLVLLPFSLTSYGAAQYNSATFIAMVIVGFLLFPTFAAWERFGARTHFIRWELLKERTVLGACFLSALVFFSFYCWDLYLLNFCIVVFNLSIGMAGYVNQIFNVGSTFWSVLVGIVIRITRQFKYQTLFFGMPLLLLGSGLMIHFRGQSEDSTVGYMVMCQIFIAFGGSTLTIGQDMAVMAAADRESVPMMLSILSLSSSIGAALGFAASASVFNNTFLKFLTEALPENSKDLATEIYINGYVKQITHPVGSEIRTAINHAWSEYMKYACILSTCVLVSGFPAIAVWRNYRLDRKQNKGVVL